Part of the Nitrosophilus alvini genome, TGATATTCTGATGTGTTCCGCACATAAGCAAAGGCTCACCGCTCTCATGCGAGTACTCCACAACACCGCCCGAAGACTGAATCCATACCCATGAGCCGTTTTTATGTCTCATACGAAATTCACCCACAAAAATCGTTCCGTTTTTTATATGCTCTTCAACTATCGGTAGAATCTTTTTCTTATCATCAGGATGAAGTCTATCGGACCAGTCGGTAATATCGTTTTTTATATCTTCTCTGGAGAGACCCAGCATATCAAGCCAGATATCATTGACTTCATGATGACCTGTTTTTACATTCCATACCCAATATCCAAGATTGGCTCCTTCTATAACCTGTTCTAGCTGTCTTTTATATAGCTCCTGTTCATGTACATCCATAATATACCCATGGAAAAAAAGAGGGTTTTGTCTGCTGTCCCTCTCTATAAATGAATATGTTCGCATATATCTTATTTCACCGTTTTTTTTAATAAGCCTGTAATTGGTATTTAAATTGTTTATCTCTTTATTTTCAAAAGATAAAAAGATCCGTTTTGTAAATCGGGAATAATCATCTGGATGTATAATATCTTTCAATGAAACTTTGCCGTTGATTACATCCTCCGGCATATAACCCAAATGCGTATATAAATTTGGCGTAGCAAAAGTTACAACTGGATTATTGGGATTTCTTATATCGATACTAAATAGCAATACCGGACCTTGTTCGAAAAGTTTATTTCTATCCAGTCTACCCTCTCTCTCTTTTTTAGGCTGTTTCATTTAATTCCCTATTTTTTAGTTGACGCTTCTATCATCTCCCACATTTTCTCTTCGGGCAAAAGAGTAACTCCCAACTGCTTAGCTTTATCATATTTACTTCCAGGATCTTCACCGTATATCACAAAATCTGTCTTTTTTGATACAGAATTGGTTACATGAGCTCCCAGATGCTCAAGCATCTCTTTTATCTCATTTCGCGGTTTCTTCATAGCTCCTGTCAGAACTACAGTTTTACCCGTAAAAGGAGACTCTTTTATCTCCTCTTTTTTCGGTTCTCTTGGCTTTATCAAATCCATAAGTTTTTCTATCTTTTCTCTGTTGACTCTTACAAACTCGAGCACAGACTCCGCCATCTCAGGACCGAAACCTTCAATAGAGAGCAGTTCTTCTTTTGTGGCATTGATAAATCCGAGTCCAAATTTTTCACATAGAACTTTGCTGGCAACTTCTCCTATATGTTCAATTCCAAGAGCATTTATAAATCTCCAGCACTCGACCCCTTTTACATTCTCAATAGCTTTGATAAGATTTTCGGCTTTTTTCTGGGCGAATCCCGGAAGCCCTATCAAATCTTCCTTTTTCAGATAAAAAAGATCGGAAACATCTTTTACAAGCCCTTTTTTATAGAGAAGCTTTACGGTGCTTTCTCCCAATCCTTCAATATTTAGACACTGTTTTGAGGCAAAATAGATAATGGAGTTGACAACCCTTGCAGGACAACTGAGGTTCTGGCATTTTATCAAAATACCTTCATCAAGAAGTTCGCTTCCACAGACCGGACAAAATTTTGGCCTTTCTATTTTCTTCTCTTTGCCTGTTCTATACTCTTTTAAAACTTTTGTTATCTCCGGAATTACATCACCGCTTCTGATTATTATAACTTTATCGCCTATTCTTATATCTTTTCTCTCTATCTCACTATAGTTGTGAAGTGTAGCGCGCTCCACTATAACGCCCTCTATCTCTACCGGTTCAACAATAGCTACAGGGGTTACGACTCCGGTCCTTCCCACCTGCGCCTTTACATCAAGAATTGTTGTCATCTTTTCGATTGCAGGAAATTTATAGGCAACCATCCATCTTGGATACTTGACCGTATATCCCAAAATCTCCTGTGCATCAACCTGATCGACTTTTACAACCATACCGTCTAGCATCATTGAAAAATGTTCTCTAAACTCCTTGAAATCTTCATATGTATCCAAAATCTCCTCATACTTTTTGCAGATTTTTCTCTTTGGAGGTTTGAGAAAGTTTTGAGTATATACAAAATCTAGTATTTCACTGAGTCTGTTCAGATTTAGGGTATTGTATCCGACTCCCCATGGATAAAACACAAGTTTTCTTCTTGCGGTAATTCTCGGATCAAGCTGTCTGAGGCTTCCGGCAGCTGCATTTCTGGGATTTGCAAAAGGAGTTTCTCCTCTTTTTACTCTCTCGCTATTAAGTTTTTCAAAATCATCTTTTGGGATAACAACCTCTCCTCTTATCTCTATAAGGTCTTTATGTTCTATTTTCAAAGGAATAGAGTGAATCGTTTTGGCATTGAGAGTAACGTCTTCTCCTTCGATTCCGTTTCCTCTTGTAATCGCATGTTTTAACAGTCCGTTTTCATATATGAGATTTAGACTTGCACCGTCAAATTTAGGTTCAAGATAGTAGTCTATTTTTTCGATATCATATTTTCCCGCAAGATTTTTCTCTACTCTTTTCAACCACTCTTTTAGCTCTTTTTCATTAAAAACATCTTCCATACTCCACATTTTTGTTAAATGTTTCGCTTTTACGAACTCTTTTGCAGGCTCTTCTCCGATTCTTTGCGTAGGTGAGCTGGGATCAATGAGTTCGGGATGTTCTTTTTCAAACTGCTCCACTTCCCTGTACAGCTTATCATACACTTCATCGGGTACCAGAGGATTATCAAGAACATAATAGGCATAAGACCATTTTTTCAGTTTTTCAACCGCTTTTTTATACTCTTCATACGTCATTTTTTTCTCCGAACTCTTTTTTTAGATTTTCCAAAAATTCTATAACTCTTTGCTGATACATTCTGGTCTCTTTATCTTTAACACACTTACCAAACTCTTTTAAAGTCTGTATATCAATTTTTTTAATAAATCTTTTATGCTTTGCAATATCTTTCTTAATATCGGCTATCCAGTACCGTTCGCCCAGATACTCATACTCTTCAAGCTCATTTATATAGTCTTTGACAGCACTTATCAAAGCTTCTACGCGCTCTTCCTGGTTATCATATATTTTTACTGCGGCTTTTTGCAGTATATTCATTTCACACTCTCCCCACTCTTTGTTCGCACTTATAACAATAGCAAAAACTTTTGCACGAAATTTGAGTGAAGAGTAGTGGTACAAAAAAAGTTCTCTGAAAAAATTTAAAAAATTTTCACGAAACTCTCTAAAAGTCTGAGTTTTCATATCTCAATGACCTCCCCGATTGCCGGCATCAGTGTCTCGGCGTGTATGCCGGGATGATTTTTCAGATTTTTAAACCATTGGATCAGTTCATCGACACTTTCAACTGTAAGTTTGAATGCACCGTAATGCATAGGTATAATATAGTCGGGATTAAGATCTTTTATGGCTTTAATTGTCTCACTGTGAGTCATATGCGACCCTTCCATTACATAAGGCGGATTAATCGGCATTATTGCATAGTCTATTTTGCCAAAAATTTCCGCAATTTCTTTAAAGTGTTTATTATACCCGCTGTCACCTGCGAAAAAAATTGTTTTATCACTGTTTCTGATAACAAAGCTGCCCCATAAAACTTTGTTATAATCAAACGGGTTTCTTCTGTGCCAGTGGTGAGCGGGAAGAAAGTAAATCTCTACCTCTTTTTTCGTATTATACTGCTGGTACCATCCAGCTTCCTGAACCTTTATATGCCTGTTTGCTCTTTTTATCAGCCTACCCATTTTAAGAGGCACCAGAGCCTCTTTTATCTGGTTTCCCGCATATCTGATAGTTTTTATATCCAGATGATCATGGTGTCCGTGAGAAATGAGCATATAATCTATACTGCCCAGCTCTTTAATATGCAAAGGAGCAGGCATAAGTCTCTTTTTAAATGGAATAGAAGAGAAACAAGGATCAGTTATAATCCTTATTCCGCTTATCTGCATAAGAAAAGTAGCATGACCCAGCCATACGATAAAATCCTCTTTTTTTTCCAAAAAACCTTTATCTTCAATAACAGGAAGAAGAGTTTCCTCTATATTTTTCTCTTTTTTTATAGTTCTTTCTATAAACCTGACTATACTTTTCGATTTTGTTGTGATTTTTTTACTTCTAGCTTCATACTCTCCGGCAAAACGTCCTCTTTTATAAGGAACACCTTTAAATCCGGGCTTTATACTTTTAAGATTTTCATTTTTAAGATATTTTAGTTTTTGAAACAATTTAACCTCATTAGAGAATTTCAGCTTATTAAAGATATTTTAAAATTATACCAAATAGAATGTAAGCAATAAAACACTATTATCTCAACAAGGTACTTTATGAAAAAAGCTGTGACTTTCTTATTTATACTTTTCTGGATCATTATGGCTTTCTCGCCGCACGACAGAATTGTATGGCTTGCGGAGAATATTATCTTTCTTTTTGCGTTTCCACTTGTAATATATCTGGATAAAAAATACAGATTCAGTAATACTACTTTTTTAATGCTGTTTATATTTGGTATTTTCCATATTATAGGTTCATATTTTACCTATAACGACGTACCTTTTTTTACATTTGAAATATTTGGAGAAAAAAGAAACTATTATGACAGATTTGTACATTTTCTTTTCGGTCTTCTTGTATATCCGGCTTTTTTTGAAATTTACTATCATCAAAAGTTCACAAAAAAGACAAGTTTTCTGATAGCTTTTCTGTTTATAATGACAATTTCCTCATTTTATGAGATAGCCGAATGGCTGCTCATAGAAATTACCCATTCAAACGGACAGGGAAGTTATCTTATAACTCAGGGAGATGAATGGGATTCCCAAAAAGATATGATATGTGCAGCGACAGGGGCACTTTTATCGTATCTTGTCGTTTCGGCCGTACTTCAAAACAACACCTCTGAAACTAACCGTTTCTCTTGAAAAGAATTCCTTTCAGATACAATGAATGGGGAATATTCAATATATAAGGATGGTCCGTATCCTGATAGAGGTGTTCCATAACTTCAAGTCTTATGCCTGTATCTTTTGAAGCTTTGAGAGCTATATCT contains:
- the ligA gene encoding NAD-dependent DNA ligase LigA — translated: MTYEEYKKAVEKLKKWSYAYYVLDNPLVPDEVYDKLYREVEQFEKEHPELIDPSSPTQRIGEEPAKEFVKAKHLTKMWSMEDVFNEKELKEWLKRVEKNLAGKYDIEKIDYYLEPKFDGASLNLIYENGLLKHAITRGNGIEGEDVTLNAKTIHSIPLKIEHKDLIEIRGEVVIPKDDFEKLNSERVKRGETPFANPRNAAAGSLRQLDPRITARRKLVFYPWGVGYNTLNLNRLSEILDFVYTQNFLKPPKRKICKKYEEILDTYEDFKEFREHFSMMLDGMVVKVDQVDAQEILGYTVKYPRWMVAYKFPAIEKMTTILDVKAQVGRTGVVTPVAIVEPVEIEGVIVERATLHNYSEIERKDIRIGDKVIIIRSGDVIPEITKVLKEYRTGKEKKIERPKFCPVCGSELLDEGILIKCQNLSCPARVVNSIIYFASKQCLNIEGLGESTVKLLYKKGLVKDVSDLFYLKKEDLIGLPGFAQKKAENLIKAIENVKGVECWRFINALGIEHIGEVASKVLCEKFGLGFINATKEELLSIEGFGPEMAESVLEFVRVNREKIEKLMDLIKPREPKKEEIKESPFTGKTVVLTGAMKKPRNEIKEMLEHLGAHVTNSVSKKTDFVIYGEDPGSKYDKAKQLGVTLLPEEKMWEMIEASTKK
- a CDS encoding DUF2238 domain-containing protein, translated to MKKAVTFLFILFWIIMAFSPHDRIVWLAENIIFLFAFPLVIYLDKKYRFSNTTFLMLFIFGIFHIIGSYFTYNDVPFFTFEIFGEKRNYYDRFVHFLFGLLVYPAFFEIYYHQKFTKKTSFLIAFLFIMTISSFYEIAEWLLIEITHSNGQGSYLITQGDEWDSQKDMICAATGALLSYLVVSAVLQNNTSETNRFS
- a CDS encoding MBL fold metallo-hydrolase, giving the protein MFQKLKYLKNENLKSIKPGFKGVPYKRGRFAGEYEARSKKITTKSKSIVRFIERTIKKEKNIEETLLPVIEDKGFLEKKEDFIVWLGHATFLMQISGIRIITDPCFSSIPFKKRLMPAPLHIKELGSIDYMLISHGHHDHLDIKTIRYAGNQIKEALVPLKMGRLIKRANRHIKVQEAGWYQQYNTKKEVEIYFLPAHHWHRRNPFDYNKVLWGSFVIRNSDKTIFFAGDSGYNKHFKEIAEIFGKIDYAIMPINPPYVMEGSHMTHSETIKAIKDLNPDYIIPMHYGAFKLTVESVDELIQWFKNLKNHPGIHAETLMPAIGEVIEI